ACACATCCATCGGTATTCGACATGGCCACATTGGGCAGTCCGCCACACAGGCAACGCTCTGCCTCAAATAGCAGCCTCTTGTCCTCTATCGTGAACACAATCCCTGCGCCCCTTACCAATTTATTCACTTCTCCAAGAGTAGAACAAAGGGTCTTgctcgaagaagacgaagtTCCTCTAGAAGAAGGGAGCCAGTCGCTTAGCAAAGAAGCTCCTGTCGGATTACGGAGGGTCGAACTGAGAGTAGGAGGAATGACCGTGAGTGGGGTCACATGGTTGGGTCCGCATCAAGCTAACACGAGGTAGTGTGGGGCGTGTGTGGCATCCATCGAGTCTCAGCTGAAGCAACCCGGTATTAAAAGCATCCAGATATCTCTGCTTGCTGAGCGAGGGGTAGTAGAATACGATGAGAACTTTGTCAAGGCGGATGGAGAGCATTGGACAGACGACAAGATTGCCGAGGAAATAGAAGACATTGGGTTCGAAGCCACTGTCGTCGAAAAGAGTGAAGTGCAAGAGGTGGAATTACGTGTATATGGGTAAGTCATTGTGACTAGCAACAGAGTCACAGCTAACCTGTCAACAGACTGGAGAACCAAGAAATAGTCAGCAGTTTGCTATCGACTACAGAGGGGATCCCTGGTGTCCATTCTGCCGTTCTTCTGCCGCCCTACTCCCACCTCGCCCTAACACATTCCCCTCTATTAATCTCTCTTCGTTCAATCGTCGACACGCTTTCCGCATCTTTCCCACAGCTATCATTTTTACCAGTATCAAACAATGATGATTCTCAAATAGCGTCTCTGCAAAAGCACAAGGAAGCAGCTTTATGGAAAAGGACGCTTTTCTTATCGGCCATATTTGCTGTCCCCGTGTTTATCATTGGGATGCTAAGCATGTATCTGCCGATGTGGTTGATGGGATGGACTATGTGGAAAGTTGTGACGGGGATCTATCTTGGGGATCTCGTCTGTCTGGTGCTTACACTGCCTGTGCAAACCTGGCTGGCAAAGAAGTTTTATCTGAATGCTTGGAAATCTATCAAGCACGGATCAGCTACCATGTACGCGGAACCCTCCATCCATGTTGTATCTACTTTGCTAATCCAAAAATAGGGATGTTCTGGTTGTTCTTGGAACATCCTCTGCTTTCTGTTACTCTGTCCTTGCCATGTTCTTCGCCATGTTCTCATCCGACCCGGACTACCGCCCTCAAACCTTCTTTGACACTTCCACCATGTTAATCACTTTCGTCTCCCTTGGTCGATACATCGAAAACATCGCCAAAGGCAAGACTTCCGCCGCTCTTACCGACCTCTTGTCCctcactccttcctccgctACGATTTACGTTGATCCCCCTGCGGAGGGCGAGCTGCCGGATTCTTCTGCCAAGACACGTAAAGTCCCCACTGAACTCGTTCAGGTCGGTGATGTCGTACTTCTTGTTCCTGGTGAGAAGATCCCGGCCGATGGTACCGTCTTAACCGGCTCAACATCAGTTGACGAATCCATGGTAACTGGCGAAGCTCTTCCCATGCCTAAAACAGCCGGTTCTCAGGTGATCGGCGGTACGGTAAACGGATTGGGGACCATCACTTTCCGGGTCACCCGCGCTGGAGCCGACACCGCCCTTTCCCAGATTGTTAAACTCGTAGAGGATGCTCAGACTTCAAAGGCACCTATTCAAGAGTTTGCCGATCGCGTCGCTGGTATCTTTGTCCCCATTGTCATCACTCTCTCGTTGTCGACGTTTGTGATATGGATGATCATTTCGCTTCTCTCGTCTTATGGCAGCTTGCCAGAGgttttccattctcctGGCGTGGGCAGATTTGGTGTTTGCCTCAAGCTCTGCATCTCTGTGGTCGTTGTGGCTTGCCCATGCGCTTTGGGGTTGAGCACCCCTACAGCCGTGATGGTCGGTACAGGGGTCGGTGCTAAGAACGGTATCCTTATCAAGGGCGGAAAAGCCCTTGAAGCGTGCAAGGGCGTCAAGAGGGTTGTTTTGGACAAGACTGGAACGGTGACAGAAGGCAGGATGGCTGTTGTCTCGGTCGTTTGGGCTTCCTCGTCTAGCGGTGTCAACATTGGACAAGGGGACTTGGACACTGCCGCCACGTTGTCTACTACAACGTCTGCCAACCCTCTTCAACGACACACTATCATCTCCCTTATTTCTCTTGCCGAAGCCAGGTCTGAACATCCCTTGGGTATGGCTGTTGCCGCGCATGGGCGTGAAATTCTCTCCAACGCTGGCCTTCCACCTCCGAACGGCGAGGTCGTCGAGTTTGAGAGCCATACCGGTGAAGGCCTCGAGGCTGTCGTCAAACTTTCTGGCGGTGCGGTTGAGGAGTGTATCCGGATCGGCAAAGCAGATTTTGTGCTGTCCAACAACAGCAAATTTGGTGAAGCTTATGCTGAGAAGCAACTTAGTATGCCAAGCGAAATCCTCGAGTTTGAACATGATCAAATGGCTCTTGCCAGGACTGTCATCTTCGTCTCAATCATCCGCCCTACCGGTGTGGTTCCCGTCGCCGCCCTCTCTTTATCTGATTCCCCCAAGCCGACCTCCGCTCAAGCCATCCGTGCCCTCAAGAATATGGGTATCAAGGTGACCATGCTTACAGGTGACGCTGCTGCTACCGCTCAAGCGGTCGCCCGACAGGTCGGTAtcgacgaggacgaggttTACTCTGGCGTAAGCCCCAAAGGGAAGGCCAAGATTGTCCAAGATCTTGATGGAGCCAGCGGTGGCGTAGCCATGGTTGGCGACGGTATCAATGATTCTCCCGCTCTTGTTGCAGCTTCTCTCGGTATCGCCCTTTCTTCCGGTACATCTATTGCCATCGAAGCGGCCGATGTCGTCCTCGTGCGATCCGACTTGCTGGACGTTGTTGCAGCCCTCGACTTGGGTCAGGTCATCTTCAGGAAAATCAAGGCCAACTTGATCTGGGCGTGCTGCTATAATGTGCTGATGATCCCCTTGGCGATGGGTGTATTATTGCCATGGGGtatccatcttcatccaatGATGGCTGCGGCGGCTATGGCGTTTAGCAGTGTTTCCGTTGTGGTATCGAGTTTGACTTTGAAGGTGAGCACATATCGAATTGTTACACTCTGGATGATGGTACGGTGCTGATCGGGGGTTttttattttccttttcctttttgtcAGTGGTGGACTCGGCCCCAGTCGTCAATCGCTTCCGGAGAAACCTACATTCACCCAAGTCCTCGCAAGAGTGTTGTGTCTGTCTTCGTCGAGGGCGCCAGAGACACCATCATGGATGGTGTTGATCGCCTTGCAGAGAAGCTACCCTTCTTGAAGAGATTTactgaaagaagaggaaatgtACCCTCGACGGCAGAGTACGAGGCTATTCCTTTAGGTCAAGCGGGAGTGTATGAGGTGTAGGCTATGTTTGTTTCTTATGGACCTTTGGGTTTTGTTTTTTGGTCATTTTCGTAGTAATCTGTGTACATTTTTGAATATTGAATAAATGTATCCTATGCCAATgtttttttattttattttatttcAAACTGGTATTTATACAACATGCTGCATTTGTGCTCCTTCTACATCTAAATGTAGTTTTTATCTAATGATGTACAGTCCCTCCTTTACCCCATTTTTCTTCCAAGAAATCATTCATCCACTCGTACACTTCCCGGTACGCCATCCGCTTATCCATTGAATGATTGCTGAACGTTGCGGGAAAAGAGTAATTAGAcatgtttttttttctttcttttttctttcggGTTGATAAAAACGCTTGGCGGAACTTACGAATCAGTAAACATCCTAAACCTCCACCCTCTCACTTGCTCCTGCGTCAACTTATCCAAAAGCGCCGCACTATTCATATAGTGGACATTATCGTCCCCGCTTCCATGTGCCCAGATGAAATCGACTTTATCGCCCGAAAAGGAAGTGACATTGTTCACTGCCGAGGTGGTGTACCCGTCCTTGTTGGCGGAGGGAGTTGACATGTATCGTTCGGTGTAGATGGAGTCGTAGTAAAGCCAATCTGTGACGGGTGCGACGGCCACTATAGTGTAGtgaaaataaaaataaaaataaaatgtGAGAATGATTTCTAccaagatggaaaggataCAGGGCAAGGCTTACTTCCGAGAGTGAATATACCAGAATCGGCTTCAATAGCCTTACAAGTCATGTATCCTCCATAACTCTAATCATCCCAATCAGCTCTTTTTTTATTCCTCCAAGAGCGACATTCCCAAGAAAAGCAAATTCCGCACTCACCCATCCCCAAATCCCAATCCTCGATCTATCCACATAAACCCTCTTCGCCATCTCCCTCGCCGCCGCGACCTGATCCTGCACCTCCCAATGCCCCAAATCATCCCTCACCGGGTTCCTCAGATTCCTACCTCTAAACCCCGTTCCACGACCGTCGAGCATGATGATAATGTACCGCTGGGAGGCAGCGAGGTAAGAATGCCAATCCCTTTCGAATCGGTTAGACACCATTTGAGAGCCGGGTCCGCCGTAGACGCGGATCAGGACGGGGTACTTTTTGCGGCCGGTGATGTCGAGgttgggaggaaggatcTCGAGCATGTTGAGTTCTGCATATACCGAAGAAAGGAGGCTGTTGTTAGTGGGAAACTGGACGGGAcgagagagatgaaaggGTGCATTACCGTAGCCATCATTTTCGATAGTCGTCCTCGTGACAAGAGGTTTCAAGAATTCTGAAACTGTCTTGTTCAGTCCTGCATTACCTTCCAATAACACATTCGCTCCTTTTCATCCCAACCCGTAGccaaagaaaagggaaaaaagagaaaaacaTCTCATCAGCATTCCCTCCCAGTAGAAAAGTAATCGAAGCCCCCGTTCCCCCCATAAAGATACTCACGATTCTCTCCAGACCCAGCTTCTATCAACCTCTGCCAAGGTACTTCTGGCCCTTTATACCCCAAGACATAATACCCCGCtttgggagagaaggaagcttCAAAATATCCAGGGGAAGTAGTATCTGTCAATGCGGCCATGCTACTCATCGATGCGTCttgatcctcttcatcatcgatgGATGAAAGAGTGGGTAAGGGGATAGAGTAGATGTGTCTGTCGATAGAAGGGGTTGCAGCTGTAAAGTAACTGTATCGTCATGGGATGAATCAGCACATGAACATGTTTATTCATGTGACACAGGTGAGTGAGAGGGGAAAAAGGTGGGGTGGGGGATGTTAAAGAAAAAACATACACAAGGCCCTTTTCGGTATCAACCCCCGATATCTCGGTGACTTCCCATTCTCCTGCAGTGATCCACCGAGGCTTACTAGCGTTCAACGGAGTGAACAGCGCAATGTGGTTGTACCCTTGATTAGGGACGATGTCGAGGTATCCTTGGACTGGCCCTTTAACGGGGATGACGTTCTGGCCCTATAAatgagaaaaagaaacaaagaaaGAATTTTGTACAAGGTTAGCTCGTTTGTTTAGGGAGGAAGTGGGAAGTTATGAAAAGGAGGGCACTTGCATGATCGatccatccatcatcgccttcctccCCGTCCTTCCCTAACCGCCTCACaatctccccttccacctTTGCTTCATGGTCGCTCCCAAACTGGAAAAGAACGACGTTCCCGTCCCTCGCAGCTCTATCAATCTCTTTAACGAGGAGGGCATCATCGGCTACCCAGCCAATTTCGGTGAGGATGCGGTCTGGGAGAGGGAACTCGCCTGGCCAGGTGAGACGTTGTGCGGTGGCCGAggtggcggaggaggagagggaagagagggaaaaagtGTGGACTGTGACGGTGGGGTTGGGTGTACCAGGTTTGGGGTATCTGTTGTAAAAGTCAGCCAGAGTACCACAAgcggaaagaaaaaaggaaaaggggcCCCTACTTCATATCCAGCTCGGTCTGGTACTGATGCACCTTGAACGCATCATTCGATGGGTTATAATACTGCAACTTGAAATCATGTACTTTACTCTCATCGCTTCTCAAAAAAGCAACCCTCTTGCCATCAGGACTCCACCAGAGGGCGGTATCCGTTTCAaacacttcttcttcgtatACCCAGTCGGGGACGCCGTTGAAGATTGTGTGGCTTCCATCGGTTGTTACTCTTACATgtgaaggggaggaggaggaggaggaggggacAGAGGAGAGGTCATCTTCAGAGATGATATAGACGTCGTTCTTACTGACAAACGCCAATGCATGCCCGACAGGCGACCACGTACACTTTGCTATAGTCGGCGGGCTGGTCGGCGGGATGACAGGAAACGTAGCCGAATCTTGTCGACGATGTATCCAGTAGTTCCCGAATGACGAGTGCCGCCACTGTTTGAGATGGTCGGTTCTGAAGAGGACGTACTGCATATCAGCTGAGAGGGCCCATCCCGTCCAGGGGAGTCGATTGCCCTCAAGGTCAAGGACAAGCGATGCGTTGACGAGAAGGGTGTCGGTGGTCATGTTGCGGACGGTGTTGAGGACAATGTTTCCTTCCTTGTTGATATGTGAGAACGTGCCGTCTTCCGCTGTGTACCCGTATGACGAACATGATCAGCATGTAAATGAAAGCAAGATTCTCCATCTGCCCGGTACCTACCCTCCTTGACCCAGTCAATCTGCTTGCTGTAGGCATTGAACGTGCCGTTAAACACATGGTCCATGGTGATATGCTTTGTGCCACCTTTggacgagaaagagggTACCGAGTATCCTGAAGCAGCGAGCACGCCGATGATACCTGCGAAAGTGACGATAACGACGAGGACGGCGAGTACCTTGCGTGACTTGTTCCGAGGATGTGTCTGGGTGGCAGAGTGTGTCAGTCTGTAACAGAAagcgggaagaggagcaaagAGCTTACCCGGCTGGATTCGACAGTGTAGCCCTCtccatcgtcgtcgtctGGATAGACGTGGATACCTTGTTCGATGGTGGGATCGTCTCTGAAAGCCGTGTGTTTTTCCTGGAATGGGTCTATGTCCAGGTTGTCATGGTATatggtggatgtggatgagcGTGGAGAGCGCTGTGGATGGTCATAGTCATAGCCTTGTGGTGGCATCGCAGCGAGCGGGGAGTCGAAAGacgagagatgaagatgcaaTCGCGCGGAGATGTAAATTGTTATTGTCTTGTCGGTTATTGTTGCTGGATGTATCTTTGGATTCCACTCGTCATTCCGCCATGATCAAGTTTATCCTCGTACAAGTAAGCATCGCCGCCATCTGCACCAGCTAATCTCGCACCAGAATAGACAAGGCAAGACACGGCTCTCAAAATGGTATGCCCCgtacgacgacgacgaaaaGGTCAGACATGTTCCCCTCTCTACTTTCATCCACGACTATCCACAACCACTGCTAATATCCACACCCACTCTGCAGGTCAGGTTACGGGGCGAAGTACACCGACTCATAGCGCCTAGAGACCAAAAGTACCAATCCAACTTTGTCGAGGTGCGTCCGGGAGACAACGTCGCTCTCCCTCCGTGTCACCGCTGATCAAGCCACTCCTTGCTGCTCTTACATTGACAATTCCgactcttccctccttgCCTGGGCGCATGGTTGTGTGCTCTAGTTCCGGGACGACAAGGTCATCTACCGACGATACGCcggtctcttcttctgtgtCTGCGTGGACTCCAACGACAATGAGCTCGCGTACCTCGAGGCGATCCATCTCTTTGTAGAGGTTCTCGGTGAGTATGGCTACAGGGTCAAGGCCATAGCGGGTTTCCACTTGCTACCGGCTAGATTGTTCGGGTACTGGCGAGGTAACGATATTGAGCTGACTGGCGGTACGCGCAGACGCCTTTTTCCAAAACGTCTGTGAACTGGACCTGGTATTCTCGTTTTACAAGGTCAGTCCGGGTGGCTTTGCATGGATGGAAACACTGCTGAGTGACTATGGCTACAGGTGTATGCGATCCTGGACGAAGTGTTCTTGGCCggggagattgaagagacGAGCAAGCAAGTGGTGCTGGACCGGCTGGATTACCTGGAGAAGCTGGATTAATATGGTATTTATATGTAGTGTAACTGTAGAATATGTGATTGTATACCCATCCGGCCGCCATGCGTGTATGTAGTGTAGACGGAGAGACAGGCGTGGACAAGTGTTATCCCTGGCGGCGACGGTGACTTGAGACTGCGACGATgactcttctcttcttcttctctatACTCCCTGCAATGTACATATAACAGCCATGTCCTCCAGCCATATATCCCTCCGCTCTCTCCCCCGCCTCCCCCCGCACGCACGACGTTTCCATGACTACATCAGAGGTCCAATGGACAGAGGTCTGTCTCCGCCCTACTCATCTCTGCGTCGCAAGCTGACCCGTTGCGTGTCTCCAGGGACATACAAAGTCccgctctcctctcccaaagTAGTAGGAGCATTCTCTTCCAGAGGTCATCGAGAGTGCGTCCATCCAAACCCGCTATCAAGGCATTAACTCGTCGGAATACTGGTAGGTATCAAGAAGACGCATCGTCCATACAAGCTCTCCAGCTCAGCCCTCAAGAACTGCAATCGTCGTTGGCGAGACTCAAGAAACCTGTCCACTGGGACCCGTCCACTGCTGGTTCAGAGTTCTTCGCTCGGCAGATTGCTTATTTCGGCATCTTTGATGGGTACGTCGTCCTGTCGTCTTGTCTTTTGGTGTTATCCCAGTATCCAAGAGGTCGAAGAGACACGCTAACAACAAAGACAATACATGTAGACATGGAGGCAAACAAGTATCCCAATACCTTTCCAAACGACTGCACGCCCTGGTCGAACAAGTAGACTCGACATCGATCAGCCCGATAGTGGAATGGACGAAAGAAAAGCACGGCGGGTATTTCAAGCGATGGCGAGGCGGGGCTCTGCAGCGGTGGACACAGTGGGCGGAtgggaagggggaggaggaaggggggagGGAAGGTATAGGAAAGGGCGAGGGGATTGAGGCGGAGAGTGGGCAGGAAACGATGTTGATGACTTTGGAGGAGAGGTTGACTCTGGCATTTCTCGAGGTAAAACGTTTTCCTCCAACATCTTATCTGGTGAAAACGAGTTGACACTGCGGTAATACGAACAGGCAGACAAGGAGATCTTGACAAGTATCGAAAAATCAGATCGATGCGGTTCAACAGCGTCCATCGCCCTTTTACATTCACTCGACAGTCCTTCACAACCATACTGGGCCGCCAAGAAGCTCGCACTTACAATCGCTCATTGCGGGTAAGTCGTCTCCACCCCTGCCCTCACCGCGTCTTCAGATCTGATACACTCCCGCTCCAAACTCTCTAGCGACACACGTGTCCTCCTGTGTAACCGCTCCACAGGCCTCGTCACTCCTCTCACCGAGAAACATCACGCCGAATCACGTATCGAAGCTTCCCGCCTCCGACGTATGGGCGCCGGTCTGTTAGTCTCGGATTCGTACGGCGAATCGAGGTGGATGGGCGCTGTGGAGAATACGAGGGGGTttggggatgggagatggaagccGTCCGGGGTTACTGTCGAGCCGCAGGTTGAGACGAGGGTTGTTGATGGTGAGTTTCAATAACCGTCTATGCATTCAAataaggagaaagaggagaaggcggggATGCTGACGCAGTTACgctggaaaaaaaaaggcgaTGCCCACGCATACATGATCCTCGCCACAGACGGTATCACCTCCCTCATCTCCGACCAAGAAATCATCGACCTCGCCCGCCGTTCCCTCGATCCCTCCCGCGCAGCCAAGACGATCGTCCATTTCGCAGAAGATTTGGGCGCTTCCGATAATTGTACGTGTGTGGTAGTGCCCCTTGCTGGGTGGGGGGATGTAGGAGGGGAGGATAGGACGGAGGATAGGAGAGAATATAGGAGGCGGCATGCGGAGACGATGAATACGAGGATGCAGAGGATGTAGAGGGGGTtaagagggggaagaagaaaaggaagaaaggtaCAAAAGAGATTAGGCATTTAGAATTCATAAAATCCATTTTACTTTTACATACAACGTCGCATATATCCATCCATCATTCGCCGCAAAACATGGCATTGAGTTTGCCCCTCCCCAGAAAAGTCTAAAGATTGAATGGAATCGCAAATCGCTCATCTTAATCTTCGCCGAGGTAATGAGGCTTCTTCGgtcttccctttttcccgGTTACGGGTACGCCCAGTAACacattctccatctcttttttGGTCAGTAGCACACCTTGACCGTCGGAAGAAAGACCGAGTCCTAGAGATTCCATCACCCGCGGGCCGAGTTCGACTAGGTGAGGTAGGAGAGCGATTTGTGTGTTAGCTTTttacctttttttttttctttctctctaGCGGTGGCAGTAATGGCAATGTTaaggggatggagatgggagatggacaTACCGCTCTGATGAGGACCCATCGCATCAAGGTCAAACGTATTCAGCTCGTCGGGATGTTCAATCACCCTCCTCGTCTTGTTGcccctctttccaccaGCTCGCGGTCGAGGGATGGCACCGGTAAAAGAAGTGGATGGTCCCccagctcctgctcctgctcctgaTCCAGTCCCAGTCCCAGTCCCAGACAATCCAGACGTTTCTGTCCCTTCCTGGATCCCTTgtccttgagcttgctcCGATATATTCAAGACATGACCAGACGCAGGCACAGATGCAGGGATAGATTGATCCTTGGGACGAAGTGTACCAGGCTGAAACGTGATGCGTTGACttgtggagaagagaggtgGGTGCGTAGGGTTATGTGGGTCTTCGTGATctattttatttttttcaTCCCGCAAGCCCAAGTCAGATGTGGATGGagtgaagaaaaagggaataAGAGTCAGTCTCCAGCAAAGCAAACGTATAGGTGGGAGGAAAGGCGAGAGGGGAAAGACGGGACGTACTTCGGATAAGACCACATATAATCTCATCACCTATTAGCGGGGTGATATCCCCCTTGAATACTTGGTTCCCAAGCTTGAGAAACGGTGTCGGGGTATCGAGTCCCTACGTCGATGTGCCGTAGTTAGCTTAATACCTCTTACTTTCAAGAGAAAAGCTGTCACAAGGGCTGGggggaatgaagaagagacacACGATGAGCTGGTACTGCGACTCGGCCTGGAGTGATTTACTATCAAATGTGGTCCCAAGATCCAGAGTCACGTATACTTCCTATTAGTTCATCTAGTCAGTCGGTATAGTAAAAAGAGGATGTGTGGTGGTGTGGGGAAAGACGGCAGACCAACCTCTTCATGCTCGTactcatcgtcgtcgaGGTCGtcgaaagaggagagataAGTCCAGCCGTCGCCCAGCAGGGAGGCTGGGGTGTCGGGGCCGGACATTGGGCTAGAGTGAGCTGGGGAATCAGAGTGCGAATAAGAATACGAGATACAAGTAGGAATAAGGATATATTCCGTTCAGTTGTAAACAAACCCATTCCACTCGGACGACCTCCACTTCAAgactttctcctccatttctctttatatatatatattttttatttccATCCAACACCCCATCCCGCACCGTCCATTTGCAAAATGTCCGCCCAGGCAAGAGGAAAAGCCAAGGAAAAGCCCATCGCTTCCCTCCTAGCAGGTGCCACCGCCGGCGGTGTCGAGGCATTCATCACTTTCCCCCTCGAAAGTGTCAAGACCCAACTTCAATTCGGTGCTCTCGACGGCGGCAAGGTGGGCTCCTCtattttctttttccacaCCCGCTGACGGGATATTCTAATGGACTAGCCTCTCACCCCGTACCAAGCCCTCAAATCGACGATCCAGCAAAGAGGTGTACACGGTTTGTACGCTGGTTGTACAGCGGTGGTGATTGGCAATGCCGTCAAGGCCGGTGTGCGGTTTACTACTTATGACCAGTTCAAGAGTCTTTTGAAGGACGACGAGGTATGTCCGTGATTCTATGCCCTTTTATTTCTTCTGTCTAGGACATACAACGATAAAGAGGTTAACTGATGGGGGCTCTTTTTTTGGTAAATGTTCTTTGTAGGGCAAGTTGACAGCTCCCCGGTCAATGCTTGCAGGTCTCGGAGCGGGCATGTCTGAGGCTATCGTCGCTGTTACCCCTTCAGAAACTATCAAGCAAGTATACTCTCCCCACTTTCCCCCCCCCCTGTCTTGAGGAGGATATCATACTGGATTTGGTAATGGAAACTGGGGGAAAAGCTGACAGATAGATATGGAATAACAGGACAAAGATGATTGAAGATTCCAAGCTTGCCCAACCGCGATACAAGGGTCTCGTGCATGGTGTACAGACTATcatcaaggaggaagggtaCAGGGGTGTTTATCGTGGTGTCGGTCCTGTCGTACGTCCTTTGCTCGAATCATGACATTTGTGAAACAATTGGTTAGTTGACAAAATAAAACacttttttctctccaaaaacaaaaacaaaacacAGATGCTCCGACAAGGCGCCAACTCTGCCGTCCGATTCTCTTCCTACTCCACTCTGAAGCAGCTCGCTCAAGGGAGCGCGGTACCAGGGGAAGATATGCCTGGATGGATGACTTTTGGGATCGGTGCGACTGCTGGTGTCATCACTGTTTGTAAGTCCCAGAGATTGTGAAACGAGCGAGCGGGAGAGACAAGTGCTCATGGCTGCATTTGGATTTGGAATAGACTCTACCATGCCCTTCGAGTAAGTCCAAGTTtactctttttttttccttctttccctccgTTCCCAGTGatctccccccccccccccccccaaGGCAAACCCCCGCATAGCTGATAT
This Cryptococcus neoformans var. neoformans B-3501A chromosome 14, whole genome shotgun sequence DNA region includes the following protein-coding sequences:
- a CDS encoding hypothetical protein (Match to ESTs gb|CF187764.1|CF187764, gb|CF187763.1|CF187763; Similar to gi|46101289|gb|EAK86522.1| hypothetical protein UM05273.1 [Ustilago maydis 521], FASTA scores: opt: 1270, E(): 1.9e-73, (38.987% identity (67.373% similar) in 849 aa overlap (101-879:222-1055)); HMMPfam hit to DPPIV_N, Dipeptidyl peptidase IV (DPP IV) N-terminal region, score: 415.2, E(): 7.3e-122; HMMPfam hit to Peptidase_S9, Prolyl oligopeptidase family, score: 75.7, E(): 1.2e-19), with product MPPQGYDYDHPQRSPRSSTSTIYHDNLDIDPFQEKHTAFRDDPTIEQGIHVYPDDDDGEGYTVESSRTHPRNKSRKVLAVLVVIVTFAGIIGVLAASGYSVPSFSSKGGTKHITMDHVFNGTFNAYSKQIDWVKEAEDGTFSHINKEGNIVLNTVRNMTTDTLLVNASLVLDLEGNRLPWTGWALSADMQYVLFRTDHLKQWRHSSFGNYWIHRRQDSATFPVIPPTSPPTIAKCTWSPVGHALAFVSKNDVYIISEDDLSSVPSSSSSSPSHVRVTTDGSHTIFNGVPDWVYEEEVFETDTALWWSPDGKRVAFLRSDESKVHDFKLQYYNPSNDAFKVHQYQTELDMKYPKPGTPNPTVTVHTFSLSSLSSSATSATAQRLTWPGEFPLPDRILTEIGWVADDALLVKEIDRAARDGNVVLFQFGSDHEAKVEGEIVRRLGKDGEEGDDGWIDHGQNVIPVKGPVQGYLDIVPNQGYNHIALFTPLNASKPRWITAGEWEVTEISGVDTEKGLVYFTAATPSIDRHIYSIPLPTLSSIDDEEDQDASMSSMAALTDTTSPGYFEASFSPKAGYYVLGYKGPEVPWQRLIEAGSGENRANVLLEGNAGLNKTVSEFLKPLVTRTTIENDGYELNMLEILPPNLDITGRKKYPVLIRVYGGPGSQMVSNRFERDWHSYLAASQRYIIIMLDGRGTGFRGRNLRNPVRDDLGHWEVQDQVAAAREMAKRVYVDRSRIGIWGWSYGGYMTCKAIEADSGIFTLGMAVAPVTDWLYYDSIYTERYMSTPSANKDGYTTSAVNNVTSFSGDKVDFIWAHGSGDDNVHYMNSAALLDKLTQEQVRGWRFRMFTDSNHSMDKRMAYREVYEWMNDFLEEKWGKGGTVHH
- a CDS encoding hypothetical protein (Match to ESTs gb|CF184705.1|CF184705, gb|CF184629.1|CF184629, gb|CF184628.1|CF184628; Similar to gi|28625435|gb|AAO32800.1| copper P-type ATPase CtaA [Trametes versicolor], FASTA scores: opt: 1893, E(): 3.8e-105, (52.410% identity (76.308% similar) in 975 aa overlap (27-995:4-943)); HMMPfam hit to E1-E2_ATPase, E1-E2 ATPase, score: 314.1, E(): 2e-91; HMMPfam hit to Hydrolase, haloacid dehalogenase-like hydrolase, score: 99.3, E(): 9.3e-27) — protein: MATLGSPPHRQRSASNSSLLSSIVNTIPAPLTNLFTSPRVEQRVLLEEDEVPLEEGSQSLSKEAPVGLRRVELRVGGMTCGACVASIESQLKQPGIKSIQISLLAERGVVEYDENFVKADGEHWTDDKIAEEIEDIGFEATVVEKSEVQEVELRVYGLENQEIVSSLLSTTEGIPGVHSAVLLPPYSHLALTHSPLLISLRSIVDTLSASFPQLSFLPVSNNDDSQIASLQKHKEAALWKRTLFLSAIFAVPVFIIGMLSMYLPMWLMGWTMWKVVTGIYLGDLVCLVLTLPVQTWLAKKFYLNAWKSIKHGSATMDVLVVLGTSSAFCYSVLAMFFAMFSSDPDYRPQTFFDTSTMLITFVSLGRYIENIAKGKTSAALTDLLSLTPSSATIYVDPPAEGELPDSSAKTRKVPTELVQVGDVVLLVPGEKIPADGTVLTGSTSVDESMVTGEALPMPKTAGSQVIGGTVNGLGTITFRVTRAGADTALSQIVKLVEDAQTSKAPIQEFADRVAGIFVPIVITLSLSTFVIWMIISLLSSYGSLPEVFHSPGVGRFGVCLKLCISVVVVACPCALGLSTPTAVMVGTGVGAKNGILIKGGKALEACKGVKRVVLDKTGTVTEGRMAVVSVVWASSSSGVNIGQGDLDTAATLSTTTSANPLQRHTIISLISLAEARSEHPLGMAVAAHGREILSNAGLPPPNGEVVEFESHTGEGLEAVVKLSGGAVEECIRIGKADFVLSNNSKFGEAYAEKQLSMPSEILEFEHDQMALARTVIFVSIIRPTGVVPVAALSLSDSPKPTSAQAIRALKNMGIKVTMLTGDAAATAQAVARQVGIDEDEVYSGVSPKGKAKIVQDLDGASGGVAMVGDGINDSPALVAASLGIALSSGTSIAIEAADVVLVRSDLLDVVAALDLGQVIFRKIKANLIWACCYNVLMIPLAMGVLLPWGIHLHPMMAAAAMAFSSVSVVVSSLTLKWWTRPQSSIASGETYIHPSPRKSVVSVFVEGARDTIMDGVDRLAEKLPFLKRFTERRGNVPSTAEYEAIPLGQAGVYEV